A region of uncultured Carboxylicivirga sp. DNA encodes the following proteins:
- the leuC gene encoding 3-isopropylmalate dehydratase large subunit yields the protein MSKTLFDKIWDSHVVKTIEDGPNVLYIDRHFIHEVTSPQAFGGIKARGIQVARPNQVIATPDHNIPTVDQHLTIHDELSRVQVETLKKNCEENGITMYGLNHPYNGIVHVVGPEMGITQPGMTIVCGDSHTSTHGAFGSIAFGIGTSEVEMALATQCIMQPKPKKMRINIEGTLANGVTSKDIILYIISKISTGGGTGYFVEFAGSAIRSLSMEARMTICNMSIEMGARGGMIAPDETTFEYVKGREYAPQGEQWDKAVAYWKTLVTDEDAVFDKELHYEAADIEPMITYGTNPGMGEKIVGNIPTLDSIDASSKVTFQKSMDYMGFAPGDKLEGKQIDYVFLGSCTNGRIEDLRSFAAAVKGRKKADNVTAWIVPGSKQVEKQAIAEGIKEVLEEAGFELRQPGCSACLAMNDDKIPEGKYAVSTSNRNFEGRQGPGSRTLLASPLTAAAAAVTGTIADPRTIFNL from the coding sequence ATGAGTAAAACATTATTTGATAAAATATGGGACAGTCACGTTGTCAAGACTATTGAAGACGGACCTAATGTCTTGTATATCGACCGTCATTTCATACACGAAGTGACAAGCCCTCAGGCTTTTGGAGGAATAAAAGCAAGAGGTATTCAGGTTGCCCGCCCTAATCAGGTGATTGCAACTCCCGACCATAACATTCCAACAGTGGATCAGCACCTTACCATTCATGATGAATTATCACGTGTACAGGTTGAAACATTGAAGAAAAACTGTGAGGAGAATGGAATTACCATGTATGGTTTAAATCATCCATATAATGGTATTGTTCACGTTGTTGGACCAGAAATGGGTATCACTCAACCGGGTATGACCATTGTTTGTGGCGACAGTCATACTTCTACTCATGGTGCATTCGGAAGTATTGCTTTTGGAATTGGTACCAGTGAAGTTGAAATGGCTTTGGCTACACAATGTATTATGCAGCCAAAACCTAAGAAGATGCGCATTAACATTGAAGGTACTTTAGCAAACGGTGTTACATCAAAAGATATCATTCTTTATATCATTTCAAAAATCTCAACCGGAGGTGGTACTGGATATTTCGTTGAGTTTGCAGGTTCTGCTATCCGCAGCCTTTCAATGGAAGCCCGTATGACTATCTGTAATATGAGTATTGAAATGGGAGCCCGTGGTGGTATGATTGCTCCTGACGAAACTACTTTTGAGTATGTTAAAGGTCGCGAATACGCTCCACAAGGTGAACAGTGGGACAAAGCTGTAGCTTACTGGAAAACACTGGTAACCGATGAGGATGCTGTTTTCGATAAAGAATTACATTACGAAGCTGCTGATATTGAGCCAATGATTACCTACGGAACCAATCCGGGTATGGGTGAAAAAATTGTAGGAAACATTCCTACTTTGGATAGCATTGATGCCAGCTCAAAAGTGACCTTCCAAAAATCGATGGATTACATGGGATTTGCTCCTGGTGACAAACTGGAAGGTAAACAAATCGATTATGTATTCTTAGGTAGCTGTACCAACGGTCGTATTGAAGATTTACGTTCTTTTGCTGCTGCAGTAAAAGGCCGTAAAAAAGCTGACAATGTAACTGCATGGATTGTTCCTGGTAGTAAGCAGGTTGAAAAACAAGCCATAGCTGAAGGTATCAAAGAAGTATTGGAAGAAGCCGGATTTGAATTGCGTCAGCCAGGATGTTCAGCTTGTTTGGCTATGAACGATGATAAAATTCCTGAAGGCAAATACGCAGTATCAACTTCGAACAGAAACTTTGAAGGTCGTCAGGGACCAGGTTCACGCACTTTACTGGCAAGTCCGTTGACTGCTGCCGCTGCTGCTGTAACCGGTACTATTGCCGATCCACGAACCATTTTTAATTTGTAA
- the leuB gene encoding 3-isopropylmalate dehydrogenase produces the protein MKLNIAVLPGDGIGPEIVAQAQKVIDAVAVKFGHEVNYTNALVGATAIDQVGDPYPEETHEICMNADAVLFGAIGDPKFDNDPKAKVRPEQGLLAMRKKLGLYANIRPVTTFPSLLDKSPLRLDIVEGADFVVVRELTGGIYFGDKGRSEDLKKAFDTCTYTTEEVERILKLAYSYAEKRNKRLTIVDKANVLATSRLWRETAQAMEGDYKDIEVDYMFVDNAAMQLIQWPKKFDVMVTENMFGDILSDEASVITGSLGLLPSASVGIHTSVFEPIHGSYPQAAGKDIANPVATVLSAAMLLESLDLLDEAQSVRDAVNKSLDEGVVTEDISRGAKAFKTSEVGDWLADYIKK, from the coding sequence ATGAAATTAAATATTGCAGTTTTGCCAGGAGATGGCATCGGACCAGAAATTGTAGCACAGGCACAAAAAGTAATTGATGCTGTAGCTGTTAAATTCGGACATGAAGTAAACTACACCAATGCATTGGTTGGCGCCACTGCTATTGATCAGGTTGGAGATCCCTACCCTGAAGAGACACACGAAATTTGTATGAACGCTGATGCTGTTCTTTTCGGTGCCATTGGTGATCCTAAATTCGATAACGATCCTAAAGCTAAAGTTCGTCCTGAACAAGGCCTTTTGGCAATGCGTAAAAAATTAGGCTTATATGCCAATATTCGTCCTGTTACAACTTTCCCGTCATTGCTTGACAAAAGCCCTTTACGATTAGATATTGTTGAAGGTGCCGACTTTGTTGTGGTTCGTGAGTTAACAGGTGGTATCTATTTCGGTGATAAAGGTCGTTCTGAAGATCTGAAAAAAGCTTTTGATACCTGTACCTACACAACCGAAGAGGTAGAGCGTATACTTAAACTGGCTTATTCATATGCTGAAAAACGTAATAAACGATTAACAATTGTTGATAAAGCAAACGTTTTGGCAACTTCTCGTCTTTGGAGAGAAACTGCTCAGGCAATGGAAGGCGATTATAAGGATATTGAAGTTGATTACATGTTTGTTGATAATGCAGCCATGCAATTAATTCAGTGGCCAAAGAAATTTGATGTGATGGTTACTGAAAACATGTTTGGTGACATCCTTAGCGATGAGGCTTCTGTAATCACTGGTTCATTAGGTTTATTGCCTTCGGCTTCAGTTGGTATTCACACCTCTGTTTTCGAACCAATTCACGGATCTTATCCACAGGCTGCAGGTAAAGACATTGCCAATCCGGTTGCAACTGTTCTTTCAGCTGCCATGTTATTAGAGTCACTTGATTTATTGGATGAAGCACAATCGGTACGAGATGCTGTAAATAAATCACTCGATGAAGGCGTTGTTACAGAAGATATTTCAAGAGGTGCAAAAGCCTTTAAAACATCTGAAGTCGGCGACTGGTTAGCAGATTACATTAAAAAGTAA
- a CDS encoding alpha-isopropylmalate synthase regulatory domain-containing protein: protein MTIELMDTTLRDGEQTTGVSFNDSEKLTMARILLQELKVDRIEVASARVSAGEFKAVQKISEWAAKNNLLDRIEVLGFVDNGVSLNWIKDTGARVCNLLTKGSLKHVTSQLRKTPEEHVEDIRGVLKQAREMDIDINIYLEDWSNGMIDSPDYVFFLLDQLQDDCIKRFMLPDTLGVLNPDQVKEFCSAIITRYPNLHFDFHAHNDYDLAVANVFAAVKSGFKGIHTTINGLGERAGNAPMASVVGVLTDQLKAKTNIDESKLTRASQVVESFSGIRIPANKPLTGEYVFTQCAGIHADGDSKDNLYFNNLMPERFGRVRKYALGKTSGRANILKNLEELGISLSTEEMQRVTKEVIELGDKKETVTTEDLPYIISDVLKSSSINEYIKVNNYSLSLTRGMKPTASLSIKINDKDYQASSAGDGQYDAFMKALWKIYDELKKPHPLLADYYVTIPPGGKTDAFVETVISWEYNDKVFKTRGLDADQTEAAIKATVKMLNLIENENINL from the coding sequence ATGACTATAGAGCTAATGGATACGACACTCAGGGATGGAGAGCAAACAACAGGCGTTTCTTTTAACGATTCTGAGAAGCTTACCATGGCGCGTATTCTTCTTCAAGAACTAAAAGTAGACAGAATTGAGGTAGCATCTGCCAGGGTTAGTGCAGGGGAATTTAAAGCTGTTCAAAAAATTAGTGAATGGGCAGCAAAAAATAACCTGCTTGATAGAATTGAGGTTTTAGGTTTTGTCGATAATGGTGTATCTCTTAATTGGATAAAGGATACAGGTGCAAGGGTTTGTAACCTTTTAACGAAAGGCTCTTTAAAACATGTAACCAGCCAGTTACGAAAAACTCCTGAAGAACATGTTGAAGACATCAGGGGAGTATTGAAACAAGCCCGCGAGATGGATATTGACATTAATATTTATCTTGAAGACTGGTCGAATGGCATGATCGACTCACCTGATTATGTATTCTTTTTGTTAGATCAATTACAGGATGATTGCATTAAACGATTTATGCTACCTGATACACTTGGGGTTTTAAATCCCGATCAGGTAAAAGAATTTTGTTCGGCAATTATCACCAGATATCCAAATCTGCATTTCGATTTTCATGCGCATAACGATTATGATTTAGCTGTTGCTAATGTTTTTGCAGCCGTAAAATCTGGATTTAAAGGTATTCATACCACCATTAATGGTTTGGGCGAAAGAGCTGGAAATGCTCCAATGGCTAGTGTTGTTGGCGTATTGACTGATCAATTGAAAGCCAAAACCAATATCGACGAATCGAAATTAACCAGAGCCAGTCAGGTTGTAGAAAGTTTCAGTGGTATTCGTATTCCGGCCAATAAACCACTAACCGGAGAATACGTATTTACACAATGTGCAGGTATTCATGCTGATGGAGACAGTAAGGATAATTTGTATTTCAACAATTTGATGCCAGAGCGATTTGGTAGAGTCAGAAAGTATGCTTTAGGAAAAACTTCAGGAAGAGCCAATATTCTTAAAAACCTTGAGGAACTTGGCATTAGTCTTTCAACTGAAGAAATGCAACGCGTAACTAAAGAAGTTATTGAACTGGGTGATAAAAAGGAAACTGTCACTACAGAAGATCTTCCTTATATTATTTCTGATGTATTAAAGAGTTCTTCTATCAATGAGTATATAAAAGTAAACAATTACAGTTTATCTTTGACACGAGGAATGAAGCCAACAGCATCGTTAAGTATCAAGATTAATGATAAAGATTACCAGGCTTCCTCAGCTGGCGACGGTCAGTATGACGCATTTATGAAAGCACTCTGGAAAATATACGATGAGTTGAAAAAACCTCATCCTTTATTGGCCGATTATTACGTAACGATCCCTCCGGGCGGTAAAACCGATGCTTTTGTTGAAACGGTTATATCGTGGGAGTACAATGATAAGGTATTTAAAACACGGGGATTGGATGCCGACCAGACTGAAGCAGCCATTAAAGCAACCGTTAAAATGCTAAACTTAATAGAAAACGAGAACATTAATTTATAG
- the ilvC gene encoding ketol-acid reductoisomerase has protein sequence MAKINFGGTEENVVTREEFPLEKAREVLKDETIAVIGYGVQGPGQSLNLKDNGFNVIIGQRKESKTWDKAIADGWVPGETLFEIEEALQRATIIQYLLSDAGQIQMWDTVKKHLTPGKALYFSHGFGITYKERTGIVPPADVDVILVAPKGSGTSLRRMFLEGRGLNSSFAIFQDATGKAWERVVSLGIGVGSGYLFETDFKREVYSDLTGERGTLMGCIQGIFAAQYEVLRSNGHSPSEAFNETVEELTQSLMPLVAENGMDWMYANTSTTAQRGALDWWKPFRDATKPVFEKLYSEVAAGNEAQRSIDSNSQPDYRVKLEEELKELRESEMWQAGAAVRKLRPENQ, from the coding sequence ATGGCAAAAATTAATTTCGGAGGAACTGAAGAAAACGTTGTAACAAGGGAAGAGTTCCCATTGGAAAAAGCACGTGAAGTATTAAAAGATGAAACCATTGCCGTAATCGGTTATGGAGTGCAAGGTCCGGGACAATCTCTTAACCTCAAAGACAACGGTTTTAATGTTATCATCGGTCAGCGTAAAGAATCAAAAACATGGGATAAGGCCATTGCTGACGGATGGGTTCCTGGAGAAACACTTTTTGAAATTGAAGAAGCATTACAACGCGCAACAATTATCCAGTATCTTCTTTCTGATGCTGGTCAGATTCAAATGTGGGATACTGTTAAGAAACACTTAACTCCTGGAAAAGCTCTTTACTTCTCTCACGGATTTGGAATCACTTATAAAGAACGTACAGGTATTGTACCTCCAGCTGATGTAGATGTAATTTTGGTTGCTCCTAAAGGATCAGGAACCAGCTTACGTCGCATGTTCCTTGAAGGACGTGGTTTGAACTCAAGCTTCGCTATCTTCCAGGATGCTACTGGTAAAGCATGGGAACGCGTAGTTTCTTTAGGTATCGGAGTGGGTTCTGGTTACCTGTTCGAAACTGATTTTAAACGTGAGGTTTATTCTGACTTAACAGGTGAGCGTGGAACTTTAATGGGATGTATCCAGGGTATTTTTGCTGCTCAGTACGAAGTATTGCGTTCAAATGGTCACTCTCCATCTGAGGCTTTCAACGAAACTGTTGAAGAATTAACTCAAAGTTTGATGCCATTGGTTGCTGAAAACGGTATGGACTGGATGTATGCCAATACATCAACTACTGCTCAGCGTGGTGCATTAGACTGGTGGAAACCTTTCCGCGATGCAACCAAGCCAGTATTTGAAAAATTATATAGCGAAGTTGCTGCCGGTAACGAGGCACAACGTTCAATTGATTCAAACAGCCAGCCGGATTATAGGGTTAAACTGGAAGAGGAACTCAAGGAACTCCGCGAATCGGAGATGTGGCAAGCAGGTGCTGCTGTCCGTAAGTTGAGACCAGAAAACCAGTAA
- a CDS encoding DUF6175 family protein → MKRILLFYITIFSITISFAQAKKPTLMVVPSDVWCYQNGFVTDYDDQGSVINVPDYSKVFQQDANVKQVISAINGLMAERGFPLKDLESVLKDLRTDEAEAMLITSKTGGEVSESPIDLLRKTAKADIILELTWTVNEIGPKKSITYNLRGLDAYSNKQVATATGTGMPSFAAPLPTLLEEAVTAHMDNFVNTLQDHFDDMFTNGREVVLRIRVWDDWGEDLESEFGPDDEELGIIIENWLADNTVSGRFNTSDITESMANFEQVRIPIYNERGRAIDARVFAGELRKYLKSEPFNIESKVVTKGLGRATLILGGK, encoded by the coding sequence ATGAAAAGAATATTATTATTTTATATTACTATATTTTCGATTACCATCTCATTTGCACAAGCTAAGAAGCCTACACTGATGGTTGTTCCCTCTGATGTATGGTGTTATCAGAATGGTTTTGTTACTGATTATGACGATCAGGGATCGGTAATCAATGTGCCTGATTATTCAAAAGTTTTTCAACAGGATGCCAATGTTAAGCAAGTTATATCTGCTATTAATGGTCTGATGGCTGAGCGTGGTTTTCCTTTAAAGGATCTTGAATCAGTACTAAAGGATTTACGTACTGATGAAGCTGAAGCAATGCTGATTACATCCAAGACTGGTGGTGAGGTGAGTGAGAGCCCGATAGATCTGTTAAGAAAAACTGCTAAGGCAGATATAATTTTAGAATTAACATGGACAGTCAATGAAATAGGTCCGAAGAAATCAATTACTTATAATTTACGTGGCTTGGATGCATATTCAAACAAGCAGGTAGCCACAGCAACCGGAACAGGTATGCCTTCTTTTGCAGCTCCTTTGCCAACTTTACTTGAAGAGGCGGTTACAGCCCATATGGATAATTTTGTGAATACACTACAGGATCATTTTGATGATATGTTCACCAATGGTCGTGAGGTTGTACTTCGAATTAGAGTCTGGGATGATTGGGGAGAAGATCTGGAATCGGAATTCGGACCAGATGATGAAGAATTAGGTATTATAATTGAAAATTGGTTAGCTGATAACACTGTCTCCGGAAGATTTAATACCTCCGACATAACAGAATCGATGGCTAACTTTGAGCAAGTAAGAATTCCTATTTACAATGAGCGTGGAAGGGCTATTGATGCCCGGGTATTTGCTGGAGAACTCCGAAAGTATTTAAAATCCGAACCTTTTAATATTGAGAGTAAAGTTGTAACCAAAGGTCTTGGTAGAGCTACGCTTATTTTAGGTGGTAAATAA
- a CDS encoding 2-isopropylmalate synthase → MSNKVYIFDTTLRDGEQVPGCQLNTIEKIEVARQLEKLGVDVIEAGFPVSSPGDFNSVVEISKAVTNPTICALTRAVKKDIEVAADALKYAKSGRIHTGIGTSPYHIKYKLNSNEDEIIERAVEAVKYARRFVEDVEFYAEDAGRSDNEYLARVVEAVIKAGATVINIPDTTGYCLPAEYGAKIAYLVNNVPNVDKAILSTHCHNDLGMATANTLSGVVNGARQVEVTINGLGERAGNTSLEEVVMAMRCHHDLNFDTSIDTTQIMKTSKLVSTLMRMPVQANKAIVGRNAFAHSSGIHQDGVLKNRENYEIIDPADVGVKESSIVLTARSGRAALKHRLSVLGYDFDGEELNDIYQRFLELADRKKDVADEDLEALAGTERIKEDRSIKLETLQVIAGSSTVPTATVAVSFNGDTFVETASGNGPIDAAFTAVKKLVKRKVHLEEFLIQAITRGSDDIGKVHVQIDHKGQSFYGFSANVDIVTASVEAFLDAISKIN, encoded by the coding sequence ATGAGTAATAAAGTATATATATTCGATACAACTTTAAGAGACGGCGAGCAGGTGCCGGGATGTCAGTTAAACACTATTGAGAAAATAGAAGTAGCCCGTCAGCTCGAGAAGCTTGGTGTGGATGTAATCGAAGCAGGATTCCCCGTTTCAAGCCCGGGTGATTTTAACTCGGTGGTTGAAATATCTAAAGCTGTAACAAACCCAACTATTTGTGCTTTGACACGCGCCGTTAAAAAGGATATTGAAGTAGCAGCAGATGCTCTTAAATATGCAAAAAGCGGACGTATCCATACAGGTATTGGTACTTCACCATACCATATAAAGTACAAATTGAATTCTAATGAAGACGAAATTATTGAAAGAGCTGTTGAAGCTGTTAAATATGCTCGCCGTTTTGTTGAAGACGTAGAATTCTATGCCGAAGATGCCGGTCGTTCAGATAACGAATATCTGGCTCGTGTGGTTGAAGCAGTTATCAAAGCCGGTGCTACCGTAATTAATATCCCGGATACAACCGGATATTGCTTACCAGCCGAATACGGAGCTAAAATTGCTTACTTGGTAAATAACGTTCCAAACGTTGACAAAGCCATTCTTTCAACACATTGCCATAACGATCTTGGTATGGCTACCGCTAATACTTTATCCGGGGTGGTTAATGGTGCCCGTCAGGTTGAGGTTACCATCAATGGATTAGGTGAACGCGCGGGTAATACGTCTTTAGAAGAAGTGGTAATGGCAATGCGATGCCACCACGATTTGAATTTCGATACTTCGATTGATACCACTCAGATAATGAAAACCAGTAAGCTGGTTTCAACCTTAATGCGTATGCCAGTACAGGCTAACAAGGCTATTGTAGGCCGCAACGCATTTGCTCATTCATCGGGTATCCATCAGGATGGAGTATTGAAAAATCGTGAAAACTACGAAATTATCGATCCTGCAGATGTAGGCGTTAAAGAGTCGAGTATTGTATTAACTGCCCGTAGTGGTCGTGCTGCTCTTAAGCACCGCTTAAGTGTATTGGGATACGATTTCGACGGAGAAGAACTAAACGACATCTATCAGCGATTCCTGGAATTGGCTGACAGAAAAAAAGATGTTGCCGACGAAGATTTGGAAGCTTTGGCTGGTACAGAACGAATCAAAGAAGACCGTTCTATCAAGCTGGAAACACTTCAGGTTATTGCAGGTAGTTCTACTGTTCCAACTGCCACCGTTGCAGTAAGCTTTAATGGCGACACTTTTGTTGAAACTGCCTCTGGTAACGGACCAATTGACGCTGCTTTTACAGCTGTTAAAAAATTGGTTAAACGTAAAGTACACCTTGAAGAATTTTTGATTCAGGCAATTACACGCGGTAGTGACGACATTGGTAAGGTACATGTTCAGATTGATCATAAAGGCCAGTCGTTCTATGGCTTTTCTGCCAACGTTGACATTGTAACTGCTTCGGTAGAAGCATTTTTAGATGCCATTTCGAAGATTAACTAA
- the leuD gene encoding 3-isopropylmalate dehydratase small subunit, with protein MPIDKFVTVQTTVVPLPIENVDTDQIIPARFLKATTKDGFGDNLFFDWRYDKAGQPKADFVLNNPIYSGSVLVAGKNFGSGSSREHAAWAIAGYGFKAVVSSFFADIFRNNSLNNGVLPVQVTDAFLAGLFKAIDADPKAEVKIDLENQTITNVSTGESESFEINSYKKNCLVNGYDDIDYLLSLKDEISAYEKQAIKF; from the coding sequence ATGCCAATAGATAAATTTGTAACAGTACAAACTACGGTAGTTCCATTACCAATTGAGAATGTGGACACCGACCAGATTATTCCGGCCCGTTTCTTAAAAGCAACAACAAAGGATGGTTTCGGAGATAATTTATTTTTCGACTGGCGTTACGACAAAGCTGGTCAGCCAAAAGCAGATTTTGTTTTGAATAATCCAATTTATTCAGGAAGTGTGTTAGTGGCTGGTAAAAACTTTGGTAGCGGATCAAGTCGTGAACATGCTGCATGGGCCATAGCAGGCTATGGATTCAAAGCAGTTGTATCAAGTTTCTTCGCTGATATTTTCCGCAATAACTCATTAAACAATGGTGTTTTGCCAGTGCAGGTAACGGATGCATTTTTAGCCGGTCTTTTCAAGGCAATTGATGCAGATCCAAAGGCAGAGGTAAAGATTGATTTGGAAAATCAAACCATTACCAATGTCAGTACAGGTGAATCTGAATCATTCGAAATCAATTCATATAAAAAGAATTGTCTTGTGAATGGCTACGACGATATCGATTACTTATTGAGTTTAAAAGACGAGATAAGTGCTTACGAAAAGCAAGCGATAAAATTTTGA
- the ilvN gene encoding acetolactate synthase small subunit, with the protein MKQEFTLSIYSENHVGLLNQITTIFTRRHINIESLTTSESAIPGVHKFTIVVFTSRDQINKLLGQIERRIDVLKAFVFTADEVIHQEIALYKVKTEALLNSNEIEKLVRQYGARILEVTSEYTVIEKTGHKDETQELFDKLNRFGVSQFVRSGRIAVTKLNQELLSNYLVKLENDQSILD; encoded by the coding sequence ATGAAACAAGAATTCACCCTATCAATATACTCAGAAAATCATGTCGGTTTGTTAAATCAGATTACAACCATTTTCACACGCCGTCATATCAACATCGAAAGTTTGACCACTTCTGAGTCAGCCATACCTGGTGTTCACAAATTTACCATTGTGGTCTTTACATCTCGTGATCAAATTAATAAATTGCTTGGGCAAATAGAACGTCGTATCGATGTATTAAAAGCCTTTGTATTTACAGCGGATGAAGTAATACATCAGGAAATTGCTTTATATAAAGTAAAAACAGAAGCTTTGCTCAACAGCAACGAGATTGAAAAACTGGTTCGCCAATATGGAGCAAGGATACTGGAAGTAACTTCTGAATATACAGTAATAGAAAAAACGGGTCATAAAGATGAAACGCAGGAGCTCTTTGATAAACTGAATCGGTTTGGAGTTTCACAGTTTGTTCGGTCAGGCCGAATAGCAGTTACCAAACTCAATCAGGAATTACTCTCAAACTATCTGGTTAAATTAGAAAACGATCAATCAATATTAGATTAA
- the ilvA gene encoding threonine ammonia-lyase — translation MKNNNQSTQNPYSPKVEDILAAKLTLNNIVETTPITKNRNLSAKYQANIFLKREDLQTVRSYKIRGAYNKIKSLSDEQIKAGIVCASAGNHAQGVAYSCQMLGIDGIIYMPSTTPKQKVNQVKMFGQDKVKVVLIGDTYDDSYNAAMDECTKTGKTFIHPFDDPKIIEGQATVGLEILEQTKEKIDYVFVPIGGGGLVAGLGSYIKHMSPDTKIIGVEPAGAPAMFESLKKGEVVELKEIDKFVDGAAVQKVGSYTFAICQKIIDDMILVPEGKICTKILELYNFDAIVVEPAGALSVAALEFYADKIKGKNVVCILSGSNNDITRMEDIKERSLLYEGLKHYFIVRFPQRAGALKDFVDQVLGPGDDITHFEYRKKTSREKGPALVGIELHKKEDFHGLTERMEANGFVVEYLNDNPDLFQYLI, via the coding sequence ATGAAAAACAATAATCAATCAACACAAAATCCTTACTCTCCCAAAGTTGAGGATATACTTGCTGCCAAACTCACACTCAATAATATTGTTGAGACTACTCCCATTACTAAAAACCGCAATTTATCAGCCAAATACCAGGCTAATATCTTTCTGAAGAGAGAAGATCTGCAAACGGTACGATCTTATAAAATAAGGGGTGCTTATAATAAAATAAAGAGCCTCTCTGACGAACAAATCAAAGCAGGTATTGTATGTGCGAGTGCCGGTAACCATGCACAGGGGGTAGCATATTCATGCCAGATGCTGGGTATCGACGGTATTATCTACATGCCAAGTACAACACCTAAACAAAAGGTGAACCAGGTTAAGATGTTTGGTCAGGATAAAGTTAAGGTAGTATTGATTGGCGACACTTATGATGATTCGTACAATGCTGCCATGGATGAATGTACCAAAACAGGTAAGACCTTCATTCATCCGTTTGACGATCCAAAAATAATTGAAGGACAGGCAACCGTTGGATTGGAGATACTGGAGCAAACCAAAGAAAAGATTGATTATGTTTTCGTACCTATCGGAGGTGGTGGTTTGGTAGCCGGTTTAGGAAGCTATATTAAACACATGAGTCCTGACACCAAAATAATTGGTGTTGAACCTGCCGGAGCTCCGGCTATGTTCGAATCGCTTAAAAAAGGTGAAGTGGTTGAACTAAAGGAAATTGATAAGTTTGTTGACGGAGCAGCAGTTCAAAAAGTTGGTAGTTATACTTTTGCTATTTGCCAAAAAATTATCGACGATATGATACTGGTTCCGGAAGGTAAAATATGCACCAAGATTCTTGAGTTATATAATTTTGATGCTATTGTAGTTGAGCCTGCCGGGGCATTAAGTGTGGCGGCACTTGAGTTTTATGCAGACAAAATTAAAGGTAAAAACGTAGTATGTATTCTTAGCGGAAGTAATAATGATATTACCCGCATGGAGGACATCAAAGAGCGTTCACTCCTTTACGAAGGTTTAAAACACTATTTTATCGTTCGTTTTCCTCAAAGAGCAGGTGCTTTAAAAGATTTTGTTGATCAGGTTTTAGGACCCGGTGATGACATTACCCACTTTGAATATCGCAAGAAAACAAGTCGTGAAAAAGGTCCCGCTCTTGTTGGAATTGAACTTCACAAAAAAGAAGATTTTCATGGCTTAACAGAACGAATGGAAGCCAATGGGTTTGTTGTTGAGTACTTAAATGATAATCCCGATTTGTTTCAATATCTTATTTAA